A section of the Labrus mixtus chromosome 15, fLabMix1.1, whole genome shotgun sequence genome encodes:
- the zmynd12 gene encoding zinc finger MYND domain-containing protein 12, which produces MEGEQHVFGKTSKIISLALPKATEKLCELCQRPANLQCTGCRVTFYCDAEHQQADWLGIHQRICPLLVPIRTLTLQRAGQIEIQLKKAELVEICRSVAQSKLSEGKHKEALPAAQFCLCCSKDIHGPSTVQLVPAYLLLADANMGMGNLKLVAELLSQAEWAVLKSPECGHEVYHQLHRSLGRLHVATGNLEAALVNFANDIYYSSEEYGLDSTITCRGYILMADVFAKQGKTPIARSLYSEVAHTLHCLLNKLINTKVQNVQNPGMWSEPLFGKSQQVEVGETLRTILEFWQNDSRNDSGQIALVAHCRAMLEFLGGDSLKALGFGNMALQACQLIPNHDLVESIQALLQLVQRLQT; this is translated from the exons ATGGAAGGGGAACAACACGTTTTTGGGAAAACATCCAAGATTATTTCTCTTGCCTTACCCAAAGCAACGGAGAAACTGTGTGAACTTTGTCAAAGACCAGCAAACCTGCAATGCACTGGGTGTCGGGTCACCTTTTACTG TGATGCAGAGCACCAGCAGGCTGACTGGTTAGGGATCCACCAGAGAATCTGTCCTTTGCTTGTTCCCATTCGTACCCTGACTCTCCAGAGGGCTGGCCAGATTGAAATACAGCTTAAAAAG GCAGAGCTAGTGGAGATCTGCCGGTCAGTGGCCCAGAGCAAACTGTCTGAGGGGAAACACAAAGAGGCTCTGCCTGCTGCTCAGTTTTGTCTGTGCTGTTCCAAAGACATCCATGGTCCAAGTACTGTCCAACTGGTTCCTGCATACCTGCTGCTGGCTGATGCTAACATGG GTATGGGTAATCTAAAACTGGTGGCAGAGCTCCTGTCCCAAGCAGAGTGGGCAGTGTTGAAGAGCCCAGAATGTGGTCATGAAGTCTACCATCAGCTGCACAGGAGCCTGGGCCGCCTCCATGTTGCGACTGGAAACCTGGAAGCAGCCCTGGTTAACTTTGCAAATGAT ATATACTACTCCAGTGAGGAGTATGGTCTGGATAGCACAATAACCTGTAGAGGCTACATTCTCATGGCTGATGTTTTTGCTAAACAAGGGAAGACACCCATTGCTCGCTCGTTGTACTCTGAG GTGGCACATACTTTGCACTGCCTCCTGAACAAACTCATCAACACCAAGGTCCAAAATGTCCAAAATCCAGGCATGTGGTCAGAGCCATTATTTG GGAAATCCCAGCAAGTTGAAGTGGGTGAGACCTTAAGAACAATACTAGAGTTTTGGCAGAATGACTCCAGAAACGATTCTGGTCAGATTGCACTAGTGGCCCATTGCCGTGCTATGCTCGAGTTCCTAGGAGGAGACTCCCTGAAG GCACTGGGATTTGGTAACATGGCCCTGCAGGCCTGCCAGCTGATACCAAACCATGACCTGGTGGAGTCCATCCAGGCCCTGCTGCAGCTGGTGCAGAGGTTGCAGACATAA